A window of Nicotiana tabacum cultivar K326 chromosome 24, ASM71507v2, whole genome shotgun sequence contains these coding sequences:
- the LOC107765576 gene encoding serine/threonine-protein kinase CTR1-like produces the protein MKRLRHPNIVLFMGAVIQPPNLSIVTEYLSRGSLYRLLHRPGARELLDERRQLCMTYDVANGMNYLHKRNPPIVHRDLKSPNLLVDKKYTVKVCDFGLSRFKANTFLSSKTAAGTVSS, from the exons ATGAAGCGGTTGCGACATCCAAATATTGTACTTTTTATGGGTGCTGTCATTCAGCCACCAAATTTGTCCATAGTTACTGAATATTTATCGAG AGGTAGCTTATATAGACTTCTTCATAGACCTGGTGCGAGAGAGTTGTTAGATGAAAGACGTCAGCTGTGTATGACTTACGATGTG GCAAATGGGATGAATTATCTTCACAAACGCAATCCTCCCATTGTTCACCGAGATTTAAAATCTCCAAATCTGCTAGTGGACAAAAAATATACAGTGAAG GTCTGTGATTTTGGTCTTTCTCGTTTCAAAGCTAATACATTTCTTTCATCAAAGACTGCTGCCGGAACTGTAAGTTCTTGA